Proteins encoded in a region of the Halothiobacillus diazotrophicus genome:
- the rimO gene encoding 30S ribosomal protein S12 methylthiotransferase RimO, with protein MNASAPRVGFVSLGCPKALVDSERILTQLRAEGYAISPDYDDADLVIVNTCGFIDSATQESLDAIGEALAENGKVIVTGCLGGRDEGALIKEVHPSVLAITGPQAYADVMNVVHQHVPPRHDPFTDLMPAPRPTFEQQVGVKLTPRHYAYVKISEGCNHRCSFCIIPSMRGDLVSRPIGEVLSEASNLVDAGVRELLIVSQDTSAYGLDTRYKLDFFGGKPIKTRFKELAQELGQLDAWIRLHYVYPYPHVDEVIPLMAEGLILPYLDIPFQHASPAVLKAMKRPASSENVLERIRRWRDICPDITLRSTFIVGFPGETEDDFNQLLEFMDEAQLDRVGAFAYSPVEGAAANQLANPVPESLKQERLARFMEKQAAISAAKLADKVGQTMAVLIDDVDASGAVGRGPGAAPEIDGVVFLPEVTDVRPGDFVEVEITDADDHDMWAIPVA; from the coding sequence ATGAACGCATCAGCGCCTCGCGTCGGTTTCGTCAGCCTGGGTTGCCCCAAGGCGTTGGTCGACTCCGAACGGATTCTTACCCAGTTGCGGGCCGAAGGCTACGCCATTTCGCCGGACTACGATGACGCAGACCTCGTGATCGTCAATACCTGTGGCTTCATCGATTCTGCGACGCAGGAATCCCTGGATGCCATCGGTGAGGCCCTGGCCGAGAATGGCAAGGTCATCGTCACCGGATGCCTGGGCGGGCGGGACGAAGGGGCGCTGATCAAGGAGGTGCATCCGAGCGTCCTTGCCATTACTGGTCCACAGGCTTATGCGGACGTCATGAATGTCGTCCACCAGCATGTGCCGCCGAGACATGATCCGTTTACGGACCTGATGCCTGCGCCCCGGCCGACCTTTGAGCAGCAGGTTGGCGTGAAGCTGACGCCGCGTCACTATGCCTATGTGAAAATTTCCGAGGGGTGTAACCACCGCTGCAGCTTCTGCATCATTCCGAGCATGCGCGGCGATCTGGTTAGCCGACCCATCGGTGAGGTGCTGAGCGAAGCCAGCAATCTGGTTGACGCCGGAGTCCGTGAGCTTCTGATCGTCTCCCAGGACACCAGCGCCTATGGCCTGGATACCCGGTACAAACTCGATTTCTTCGGCGGAAAACCCATCAAGACGCGCTTCAAGGAGCTGGCGCAGGAGCTGGGTCAACTCGATGCCTGGATTCGCCTGCACTACGTCTATCCCTATCCGCATGTCGACGAGGTCATTCCGCTGATGGCGGAGGGATTGATTCTTCCCTATCTGGATATTCCCTTCCAGCACGCGAGTCCGGCTGTCCTCAAGGCCATGAAGCGGCCCGCTTCCAGTGAGAACGTGCTGGAGCGGATTCGCCGCTGGCGCGATATCTGCCCCGACATCACGTTGCGTTCGACCTTTATCGTCGGTTTCCCCGGCGAGACGGAGGACGACTTCAATCAGTTGCTCGAATTCATGGACGAGGCCCAACTGGATCGGGTCGGGGCATTTGCCTATTCCCCGGTCGAGGGTGCTGCGGCCAATCAGTTGGCCAATCCGGTACCGGAATCGCTCAAGCAGGAGCGTTTGGCGCGTTTCATGGAAAAGCAGGCAGCCATCAGTGCCGCGAAGCTGGCGGACAAGGTGGGACAGACCATGGCTGTTCTGATCGATGATGTCGATGCATCCGGTGCCGTGGGCCGTGGGCCGGGCGCTGCACCGGAGATCGACGGAGTCGTTTTTCTGCCGGAGGTTACCGATGTGCGCCCCGGTGACTTCGTGGAAGTGGAGATTACCGATGCCGATGACCATGACATGTGGGCGATCCCGGTCGCCTGA